The proteins below are encoded in one region of Flavobacterium sp. IMCC34852:
- a CDS encoding ABC transporter ATP-binding protein: protein MESTILKINKLNKRYGKIHAVKDLSLEIQKGNVYGILGPNGSGKSTTLGIVLNVVNKTSGDYSWFDGAMQTHEALKKVGAIIERPNFYPYMSAKENLELVCKIKGINYSKVDEKLEVVGLTDRKDSKFKTFSLGMKQRLAIASALLNDPEILILDEPTNGLDPQGIHQIRDIIRLIASQGTTILLASHLLDEVEKVCSHVLVLRYGEILYNGTVDGMIAHEGYFELQANNNQKLLQVLNQHPEIEKASEVEGKIVAHFKTIVDPAALNKYFFDHDICLNHLVLKKLSLEEQFLALTQ, encoded by the coding sequence TTGGAATCAACTATTCTTAAAATCAACAAGCTTAACAAACGTTACGGCAAAATTCATGCGGTAAAAGATCTTTCACTCGAAATACAAAAAGGCAATGTTTACGGTATTCTCGGTCCAAACGGAAGCGGAAAATCAACCACTTTGGGCATTGTTCTGAATGTAGTTAACAAAACCTCGGGTGACTATAGTTGGTTTGACGGTGCCATGCAAACTCATGAGGCATTAAAAAAAGTTGGGGCAATCATTGAGCGACCTAATTTTTACCCCTATATGTCGGCCAAAGAAAATTTGGAATTGGTTTGTAAAATCAAAGGCATCAATTACTCAAAAGTAGATGAAAAATTAGAAGTTGTTGGACTAACCGATCGAAAAGACAGCAAATTCAAAACCTTTTCCTTAGGAATGAAACAGCGTTTGGCTATTGCTTCAGCGCTTTTGAACGACCCTGAAATTTTAATTTTAGACGAACCAACCAACGGTTTAGATCCACAGGGAATTCACCAAATTAGAGATATCATTAGGTTAATTGCTTCACAAGGCACCACAATTCTTTTGGCTTCGCACCTTTTAGATGAAGTAGAAAAAGTATGTAGTCATGTTTTGGTATTGCGCTATGGTGAAATCTTATACAACGGAACCGTAGACGGAATGATTGCACATGAAGGCTATTTTGAACTTCAAGCCAATAACAATCAAAAACTTTTACAAGTCTTAAATCAACATCCTGAAATTGAAAAAGCATCGGAAGTTGAAGGAAAAATAGTGGCTCATTTCAAAACCATTGTTGATCCGGCAGCCCTAAACAAGTACTTTTTTGACCATGACATTTGCTTGAACCATTTGGTCTTGAAAAAACTGAGTTTAGAAGAACAATTTTTAGCCTTAACACAATAA
- a CDS encoding T9SS type B sorting domain-containing protein — protein MKKKLFFVLFIVFSSINCFSQFSKTHYIPPLSGASNVTSEDQFLYISTPNINPINFRIIELGGGVITGTVSRSTPYIHNVGFGNDTQLHVDASMVNNVFNNKGYIVEADDLIYVSARVTAGSGNQAGELVSKGKASLGNRFRIGAITNLAVTNYIDIHTTFISVLASENNTTVNFSDIRAGVQPINSSNGNNPFSIVLNSGESYVMAVQGPHNPNRDGLIGSLVTSDKPIALNCGSFGGSNAPGNLDLGFDQIVPAERINNNEYIFIKSTGIDMVETVLLVADLDNTEIYLGGATTPTTTINAGDYVVFDGSFFDGNGNLYISTNQKVFAYQTIGDNSAVDQRNQEMFFVPPLSCQTPRIIDNIPSINFIGNRQFTGRVTIVTKTGAALNFIIDGVNYTLADLSMTTNVVGPTPVLGNADYETYVITGLTGDVSVFSTEELYLAAYGTSGAATFGGFYSGFTFEPEISFNQLDPIQASCIPNTSLSVNTLSPFDTFQWYFNGNVIPGATNSSYTPSALGPGYYYVSATISSCTLPINSNEIPVSSCPVDTDGDGINNNIDLDNDNDGITNCIESYGNQDVNLTNTSAGSVTVGNYTNTFTGAVSSTGTGTPPTTLIVGDANGNFVTETADGKQDKVSYTTTWNNPISLAIEYASTAIVNDLFTSSTEIRVTCPINKTLTILNPDNQILIDTNYDGIFESGVTQYSSFEIRFRLNSSIPLASGTGTFSVRGNLIDAITVSNINLVDTNSSRVAMRLIATCVPLDSDSDGVADQIDYDSDNDSIPDVVESQGQNATALSNVDANNDGIDDLFGNGITPADSDGDGFPNYLDLDSDNDGIFDIIESGSPGNGSNTNGITVNPVGSNGIDNSLEITTGSGVINYTVADTDADGILNYIEADSDDDGCLDTIEAGFSDLNNDGILGNDSPTVILANGLVSSSSGYGVPNGNYTIGAPISITVQPVDVTICELQSASFTITSVAVNSYQWQLSTDGGTNWVNLTNDATYSGVTTVLLTVSNVSPTMAGYQYRVFLNKNGNSCGLYSEAAILTTYALPVITTPISLIQCDDDTDAISVFNLTQKNNVISANYLNETFTYFTNNTAANTEDTAFEITNPLAYTSGNTVVYARVENSNGCFRVAQINLVVSVTQIPAGFVIPNQYLCDDYLDAVNDDYDGISGPFNFTSIQNSLAAILPANVTIKFYKTQADFLAETDASGNSLAIANISNYRNIGFPNTQTIWVRVDSTIDNSCFGYKTFDIVVEALPIAYPVNSANLIRHCDDNHDGIYGFDTSGIAAAVVNGQTGVNVKYFRANGTQILPFTNPYNVTGSETITIRVSNNTTQTGGQPCYDEVTLQFIVDDLPEAFAIPSSLTTTCDDEVLAIAQDGYFDFDTSSFLNTILGTQTGMNVYYYDENNVLIPNAVPNQLPNPFRTRTQNIRVVVENPTNTDCYAEITIPFIVNPTPKIDQEETIIICLPDTQALIDAGILDGSPTGNYTFQWYENNVIMPGQTNPTITVSTPGLYSVEVTNAFNCTKTRNITIVGSEIASIQAIDVVDLSDVNSILVNVTGSGDYVFALDDISGPYQESNFFNNVPIGFHELYVRDENGCGTLGPILIPVLGIPKYFTPNGDGFHDYWNVKGVSALHNYRSTIYIFDRYGKLLKQIGTTGTGWDGTYNGRPMPADDYWYSIEFEDGRSAKGHFTLKR, from the coding sequence ATGAAAAAGAAGTTATTTTTTGTATTATTTATTGTATTCTCCTCTATAAATTGTTTCTCACAATTTAGCAAAACGCATTACATTCCACCGCTTTCCGGTGCAAGTAATGTTACATCAGAAGATCAATTCCTATACATTTCCACCCCCAATATTAATCCGATTAACTTTAGAATAATAGAATTAGGCGGAGGCGTAATCACCGGTACCGTTTCAAGAAGTACACCCTATATTCACAATGTTGGTTTTGGTAATGATACCCAATTACATGTCGACGCCAGCATGGTTAATAATGTCTTTAACAATAAAGGCTATATTGTTGAAGCCGATGACTTGATTTATGTTTCTGCCAGAGTAACCGCAGGTTCAGGAAATCAAGCCGGTGAGTTAGTCTCAAAAGGAAAAGCTTCTTTGGGAAACCGATTCAGAATTGGCGCCATTACCAATCTTGCCGTTACCAATTACATTGATATTCACACCACATTCATATCGGTTTTGGCTTCTGAAAATAACACCACGGTCAATTTCAGTGATATCAGAGCCGGTGTTCAACCCATCAACAGTTCCAATGGCAACAATCCGTTTAGCATTGTATTAAACAGTGGCGAAAGTTATGTAATGGCCGTTCAAGGACCGCATAACCCAAATCGCGACGGACTAATAGGTTCATTGGTTACTTCCGACAAACCCATTGCCTTAAATTGTGGTTCATTTGGCGGAAGCAATGCCCCGGGTAATTTGGATTTGGGATTTGACCAAATAGTTCCGGCAGAACGCATTAACAATAACGAATATATTTTTATAAAAAGTACCGGTATTGATATGGTTGAAACCGTTTTATTGGTAGCTGACCTAGACAATACCGAAATCTATTTAGGCGGTGCAACAACACCAACAACTACCATAAATGCCGGAGATTATGTCGTTTTCGACGGCTCTTTTTTTGACGGTAATGGCAATCTGTATATCAGTACCAACCAAAAAGTTTTTGCTTATCAAACCATTGGCGATAACAGTGCTGTTGATCAACGAAATCAAGAAATGTTTTTTGTCCCACCCTTGAGTTGTCAAACACCTAGAATTATTGACAATATTCCTTCCATCAACTTTATAGGCAACAGACAATTTACTGGTCGAGTTACCATAGTAACTAAAACAGGTGCGGCCTTAAACTTTATCATTGACGGTGTAAACTATACTTTAGCAGATTTGTCGATGACAACTAATGTCGTTGGTCCAACTCCCGTGCTTGGCAATGCTGATTATGAAACTTATGTTATCACGGGTTTAACGGGTGATGTTTCTGTTTTTTCAACCGAAGAGTTGTATTTAGCCGCTTATGGAACTAGTGGTGCGGCAACATTTGGAGGTTTTTATTCCGGTTTTACATTTGAACCTGAGATTTCATTTAATCAATTGGACCCAATTCAGGCCAGTTGCATTCCCAATACCAGTTTATCCGTAAACACTTTGAGTCCGTTTGACACTTTTCAGTGGTACTTTAACGGAAATGTAATTCCCGGCGCCACCAACAGCAGTTATACACCTTCAGCACTAGGACCGGGTTACTATTATGTTTCTGCTACCATTTCTAGTTGTACACTGCCTATAAATTCTAATGAGATTCCGGTTAGTTCTTGTCCTGTTGACACTGATGGCGACGGTATTAACAATAATATTGATTTAGACAATGACAACGACGGAATAACTAACTGCATCGAATCTTACGGAAATCAAGATGTTAATTTAACCAATACCAGTGCCGGATCAGTTACCGTTGGCAATTACACCAATACGTTTACAGGTGCTGTCTCTTCGACCGGAACAGGAACGCCACCGACTACACTCATTGTAGGCGATGCTAATGGTAATTTTGTAACTGAAACCGCCGATGGGAAACAAGACAAAGTAAGCTATACCACCACTTGGAATAACCCAATTAGTTTGGCAATAGAGTATGCCTCAACCGCTATAGTCAATGATTTATTTACCTCATCAACAGAAATAAGAGTTACCTGTCCGATTAATAAAACCCTAACGATTTTAAATCCGGACAACCAAATACTGATAGATACCAATTACGACGGGATTTTTGAAAGTGGCGTAACCCAATATTCTTCCTTTGAAATACGCTTCCGCTTGAATAGCAGTATACCTTTGGCGTCAGGAACGGGTACTTTTTCGGTTAGAGGTAATTTAATCGATGCTATCACTGTGAGTAATATCAACTTAGTAGACACTAATTCCAGCAGGGTTGCCATGCGACTAATAGCTACTTGTGTTCCTTTAGATTCCGACAGTGATGGTGTTGCAGACCAAATTGACTATGACAGCGATAATGACTCTATTCCGGATGTAGTTGAAAGTCAAGGACAAAACGCAACAGCATTGTCCAATGTTGACGCCAATAATGACGGGATTGATGATCTGTTCGGAAACGGAATCACACCAGCTGACTCCGATGGTGATGGTTTTCCCAATTACCTAGATTTAGACAGTGATAATGACGGTATTTTTGATATTATTGAATCGGGCAGTCCCGGGAATGGTTCTAATACAAACGGTATTACAGTAAATCCTGTAGGAAGTAATGGCATTGACAATAGTTTGGAAATCACAACAGGCAGCGGCGTCATCAACTATACGGTTGCCGATACCGATGCAGACGGCATTCTGAACTATATTGAAGCAGACAGCGATGATGACGGCTGTTTAGATACCATAGAAGCCGGATTTTCAGATTTGAATAATGATGGCATTCTCGGAAATGACTCACCAACAGTTATTTTAGCCAACGGTCTTGTTTCGAGCAGCAGCGGTTATGGTGTGCCCAATGGAAATTATACCATTGGCGCTCCGATTTCAATTACTGTTCAGCCGGTTGATGTAACTATATGCGAATTACAATCGGCTTCTTTTACCATTACCTCGGTTGCCGTGAATAGTTACCAATGGCAATTGTCTACAGATGGCGGAACCAATTGGGTCAATTTGACTAATGATGCAACCTATTCGGGTGTGACTACTGTTTTGCTCACGGTTTCTAATGTTTCTCCAACGATGGCTGGTTACCAATACCGAGTGTTTTTGAATAAAAACGGCAACAGTTGCGGTTTGTATTCCGAGGCGGCTATTTTGACAACATATGCTTTGCCTGTAATCACTACTCCTATTTCGCTAATCCAATGTGATGATGATACCGATGCGATTTCGGTTTTCAATCTGACTCAGAAAAACAATGTGATTTCGGCTAATTATTTGAATGAAACTTTTACCTATTTCACCAACAATACTGCTGCGAATACTGAAGATACTGCTTTTGAAATCACAAACCCGTTAGCTTACACCTCAGGTAATACTGTGGTTTATGCTCGTGTGGAAAACAGTAACGGCTGTTTCAGAGTGGCTCAAATAAATTTGGTTGTTTCAGTGACCCAAATTCCGGCCGGCTTTGTGATTCCGAATCAGTATTTGTGTGATGATTATTTGGATGCCGTAAATGACGATTATGACGGTATTTCGGGACCATTTAATTTCACGTCCATACAGAACAGTTTAGCGGCTATACTACCGGCCAATGTTACCATCAAATTCTATAAAACCCAAGCCGATTTCTTAGCTGAAACTGATGCTTCCGGAAATTCTTTAGCCATAGCAAACATTAGCAATTACAGAAATATTGGTTTTCCGAATACGCAAACCATTTGGGTTCGCGTAGACAGTACGATAGACAATTCTTGTTTTGGATATAAAACTTTTGACATAGTAGTAGAAGCTTTGCCAATAGCATATCCTGTGAATTCGGCTAATTTAATCCGCCATTGCGATGACAATCATGACGGAATTTATGGGTTTGACACTTCCGGAATTGCAGCCGCAGTTGTCAATGGTCAAACCGGCGTTAATGTTAAATATTTTAGAGCTAACGGAACACAGATTTTACCCTTTACAAATCCGTACAATGTAACGGGAAGCGAAACCATTACCATCAGAGTCAGTAATAATACCACACAAACCGGCGGTCAACCTTGTTATGATGAAGTAACGCTTCAATTCATCGTAGATGATTTGCCGGAAGCCTTTGCTATTCCGAGTAGTTTGACGACTACTTGTGACGATGAAGTTTTGGCTATTGCACAAGATGGCTATTTTGACTTTGACACTTCTTCATTTTTGAATACTATTTTGGGAACGCAAACCGGTATGAATGTTTATTATTACGATGAAAATAATGTTTTGATTCCTAATGCTGTTCCGAATCAATTACCGAATCCGTTCAGAACCCGTACCCAAAATATAAGAGTTGTGGTTGAAAACCCTACCAACACCGATTGTTATGCCGAAATTACCATTCCGTTTATAGTTAATCCAACGCCTAAAATTGATCAAGAAGAAACCATCATTATTTGTCTTCCTGATACCCAAGCGTTGATTGATGCCGGAATTCTTGATGGCTCGCCAACGGGCAATTATACGTTCCAATGGTATGAAAACAATGTCATTATGCCGGGACAAACCAATCCTACTATAACAGTCAGCACACCCGGACTTTACAGTGTTGAAGTAACCAACGCCTTCAACTGTACTAAAACCAGAAATATCACCATTGTAGGTTCAGAAATTGCTTCCATTCAAGCCATTGACGTGGTTGATTTGAGCGATGTCAATTCGATTCTAGTCAATGTAACCGGCTCAGGTGATTATGTGTTTGCCTTAGATGACATTAGCGGACCTTACCAAGAAAGCAATTTCTTTAACAATGTGCCTATAGGTTTTCACGAACTGTATGTCAGAGACGAGAACGGTTGTGGTACGCTTGGTCCAATTTTGATTCCGGTATTAGGTATCCCGAAATATTTTACTCCAAATGGTGATGGATTTCATGATTATTGGAATGTAAAAGGCGTAAGTGCACTTCACAATTACCGTTCAACGATTTATATTTTTGACCGTTACGGAAAATTGTTGAAACAAATCGGTACCACCGGTACGGGTTGGGATGGCACCTATAACGGAAGACCAATGCCGGCAGATGATTATTGGTATTCTATTGAATTTGAAGACGGTCGAAGTGCAAAAGGGCATTTTACCTTAAAACGATAA
- a CDS encoding nucleoid-associated protein, translating into MINLFNAHIESLSIHRVGNKSRNEAIFLSDQPYGLNDEIVPLLKEYFFKSFREKEENYFQFAHDVDLEYNDMFNLATEIFTNPSDIHEVSKKITKHLFEQSNHPHIKNGEVYVAHLTNVSIDNNTVDAIGVFKSEIKSDFMQFEEKGSTLEMILQQGINLNKLDKGCLIFNYKKEEGYKILTVDSNRYDARYWLEHFLSVDAFQDENFYTKKYLKFCQGFAKDVVLPAEDKKEEVMFMNRSVNFFAKNDEFEESKFLNEVLDNPDLIPEFKNYKVDKGEKYSIEDITNFPIANAAVTDARKSIKNVINLDTNIQIKLDFINPESAEKFVEKGWDEEKQMYYYLVYFNKEQKS; encoded by the coding sequence ATGATCAACCTATTCAACGCCCACATCGAGTCCTTATCCATCCACCGAGTTGGAAACAAAAGCCGTAACGAAGCCATTTTTCTTTCAGACCAACCTTATGGTTTGAATGATGAAATTGTACCGCTTTTAAAAGAATATTTCTTTAAATCCTTTCGTGAAAAAGAGGAAAATTATTTTCAGTTTGCCCATGATGTCGATTTGGAATACAACGACATGTTCAACCTAGCGACAGAGATTTTCACCAATCCGAGTGACATCCATGAAGTGTCTAAAAAAATTACCAAGCATTTGTTTGAACAGTCTAATCATCCGCATATCAAAAACGGAGAGGTTTATGTTGCGCATTTAACTAATGTTTCTATTGATAATAACACCGTAGATGCAATTGGTGTTTTCAAAAGCGAAATCAAATCTGATTTTATGCAATTTGAAGAAAAAGGCAGCACGTTAGAAATGATTTTGCAACAAGGAATTAACTTGAACAAACTAGATAAAGGTTGTTTGATTTTCAATTACAAAAAAGAAGAAGGTTACAAGATACTAACCGTGGACAGCAACCGTTATGATGCGCGATATTGGTTGGAGCATTTTCTTTCGGTAGATGCTTTTCAAGATGAAAATTTTTATACCAAAAAGTATTTGAAATTCTGTCAAGGCTTTGCCAAAGACGTGGTTCTTCCGGCAGAAGACAAGAAAGAAGAAGTCATGTTTATGAACCGTTCGGTGAATTTCTTTGCCAAAAATGACGAATTCGAAGAAAGTAAATTCTTAAACGAAGTCTTAGACAATCCCGATTTGATTCCGGAATTCAAAAACTACAAAGTAGACAAAGGTGAAAAATACAGCATCGAAGACATTACCAACTTCCCTATTGCCAATGCCGCGGTTACTGACGCTAGAAAATCTATAAAAAACGTGATTAATTTGGATACCAATATTCAAATCAAACTTGATTTCATCAACCCCGAAAGTGCTGAAAAGTTTGTAGAAAAAGGTTGGGACGAAGAAAAACAGATGTATTATTACCTAGTGTATTTCAATAAAGAACAAAAATCATAA
- a CDS encoding IS1096 element passenger TnpR family protein: MIYKFRAILDAEEDVFRDIAIQEEDTLEDLHNAIVNAFGFDGLEVASFYTCDDQWNQEDEIPMFDSGDVPGEMKIMSDYSLNQLLGEDQTKIIYVYDFINMWTFLVELAAIEEAETGVIYPSLLFSHGELPNVAPEKEFEAENEDFYSEFEDDLDEDDLDMFGGDDSFEDFGFEENWN; encoded by the coding sequence ATGATTTATAAATTCAGAGCTATACTTGATGCCGAAGAAGATGTTTTCAGAGACATTGCCATTCAGGAAGAGGACACTTTAGAAGATTTGCATAACGCCATTGTCAATGCCTTCGGATTTGACGGATTAGAAGTGGCTTCTTTTTACACTTGTGATGACCAATGGAACCAAGAAGATGAAATTCCGATGTTTGATTCGGGTGATGTTCCGGGTGAAATGAAAATCATGAGTGATTATTCTTTGAACCAATTATTGGGCGAAGACCAAACCAAAATCATTTACGTGTACGATTTTATCAACATGTGGACATTCCTGGTAGAACTGGCTGCGATTGAAGAAGCCGAAACCGGAGTTATTTATCCCAGTTTATTATTCTCTCACGGTGAATTGCCAAACGTAGCTCCGGAAAAAGAATTTGAAGCCGAAAATGAAGACTTTTACTCCGAATTTGAAGACGATTTAGACGAAGATGATTTAGACATGTTTGGCGGTGATGACAGCTTTGAGGATTTTGGATTTGAGGAGAATTGGAATTAA
- a CDS encoding ABC transporter permease has product MKRLLAIELQKIWKNRASKILTITYFLLLTFLSFIASIKFDVGPIHIRLADQGIFDFPFIWHFNSFIAAFLKIFLAVIIVSMMANEYSYGTLKQNLIDGMSKKEFITSKVLTILVFSAISTLFVFIVSLILGLIFSSFNEVGIIFSSMEYLFAYFIKLLGFFSFCLFIGVLIKRSAFALGFLFLWFMFEMITFAIAYNNLQNKELVDKVYDYFPLMSMWSLIPQPFTKLNAIRTIGSQLGVEDLRNYDVHFSSIAIVLGWTVIFIFSSYQIIKKRDL; this is encoded by the coding sequence ATGAAAAGATTACTCGCCATAGAATTACAAAAAATCTGGAAAAATCGCGCCAGTAAAATACTGACCATAACCTATTTTTTATTACTGACTTTTTTATCGTTTATTGCTTCCATCAAGTTTGATGTCGGACCGATTCACATTAGACTTGCTGACCAAGGCATTTTTGATTTTCCTTTTATTTGGCATTTTAATTCATTTATTGCCGCCTTTCTGAAAATATTCCTCGCCGTTATTATAGTTTCAATGATGGCAAACGAATACAGTTACGGTACATTGAAACAAAACTTGATTGACGGAATGAGTAAAAAGGAATTTATCACTTCAAAAGTTTTAACGATATTGGTGTTTTCTGCCATTTCAACTTTGTTTGTGTTTATAGTTTCTTTAATTCTCGGATTAATATTTTCATCGTTTAATGAAGTTGGGATTATTTTTTCCAGCATGGAATATTTATTTGCCTATTTCATCAAATTACTGGGTTTCTTCTCTTTTTGTCTTTTTATCGGAGTATTGATAAAACGTTCCGCTTTTGCTTTGGGCTTTCTGTTCCTGTGGTTTATGTTTGAGATGATTACTTTTGCCATAGCCTACAACAACTTGCAAAACAAAGAGTTGGTTGACAAAGTATACGATTATTTTCCACTGATGTCAATGTGGAGTCTAATCCCACAACCTTTTACTAAACTAAATGCTATCAGAACTATCGGTAGCCAATTGGGTGTTGAAGATTTAAGAAACTATGATGTCCATTTTTCCTCAATAGCCATTGTTTTGGGTTGGACAGTAATTTTCATTTTTTCTTCCTATCAGATAATCAAAAAACGAGATTTATAA